The following proteins are encoded in a genomic region of Spirosoma sp. SC4-14:
- the rsmG gene encoding 16S rRNA (guanine(527)-N(7))-methyltransferase RsmG — translation MNIDLLLKYFPDLTAQQKERFAALDELYRDWNARINVISRQDIDSLYEKHVLHSLGIAKVVQFKPGTEILDVGTGGGFPGIPLAILFPLADFHLVDSIGKKIKVVEEVANALGLTNVKAQQTRVEQLNTTYDFVVSRAVTRLKPFMGWMRYKIHKAGNNDRPNGVLYLKGGDLTEELAEVPDRYRVYDLSDYFDEPFFETKKVIYLPKTK, via the coding sequence ACCTTACCGCCCAGCAAAAAGAGCGCTTTGCGGCCTTGGATGAGCTCTATCGCGACTGGAATGCCCGCATCAATGTTATATCCCGGCAAGACATCGACTCGCTCTACGAAAAGCACGTCCTGCATTCGCTCGGTATTGCCAAAGTGGTGCAGTTTAAACCCGGTACCGAAATCCTGGACGTAGGAACGGGCGGAGGTTTTCCGGGGATTCCACTGGCCATTCTGTTTCCACTGGCCGACTTCCACCTGGTCGATAGCATTGGCAAAAAAATAAAGGTTGTCGAAGAGGTAGCCAACGCGCTAGGGCTAACCAACGTAAAAGCCCAGCAGACCCGCGTGGAGCAGCTAAACACCACCTACGACTTTGTAGTGAGTCGGGCCGTAACACGCCTGAAGCCATTTATGGGCTGGATGCGCTATAAAATCCACAAAGCAGGCAACAACGACCGCCCCAATGGTGTTCTGTACCTGAAAGGTGGCGATCTGACCGAAGAGCTGGCCGAAGTGCCTGACCGTTACCGGGTTTATGATCTCTCCGACTATTTCGACGAGCCTTTCTTTGAAACAAAAAAAGTAATTTATTTACCTAAAACTAAATAG